The Paraburkholderia bonniea genome includes a window with the following:
- a CDS encoding ESPR-type extended signal peptide-containing protein, with protein sequence MNKVYKSVWSAASGTYVAAAETTKSSGKKSSKRSRNLMSSAVASAMLLGAVQVANAADPKPFSSGGSSEVGNLNPASTDSTQAAATDPKAVNAWGCFLFIFCFGGGESTTTNNYYNDPYVLVKGGKGDKSDYPTVDGVSGIAIGPNAKVTTVGGISGIAIGDGAQSGSSGYTGAVAIGGQAKAVWDRSVALGYGATVNGRQGIAVGFNSLASGYQAMAIGTEAYAMGTQGAAFGQGAGASGASSVALGANAIAASSGSVALGSGAIAARINSVSVGAKNAERQITNVADATAATDAVNLRQLNEAIKGGGGTPIPIPPPPDETPAYLAKYFKAKSVLADANAVGEESVAIGGNALASAQNAIALGTNSVANRENTVSVGKAGAERQITNVLAGSQDTDAVNFGQLKTSIQNAISGAPNVVQYDSTTRDRITLGGKDTSTGQVVITNLKDGSLLANSSDAVNGSQLRTVDISSQQRDGLLGNVIEGVAKQLTEALGGGAGLDDSKKDSSKLIAPTYKVGASTYRNVGDAIKALAEGGGGGGGGGTDNKYVVVNSTGAGATASSTNAIAIGSGAISNGPGSDGGGIAIGTKAVSDYGKNLALGDAAAAKGGAYGGGYNTAIGANAYAETGVVGDWGFNTALGGKSYVKAASGTALGAEATVTANGATALGTGTVADRAQTVSVGRAEVKDATGKVTTTSLLRQIVNMAAGTADTDAVNLKQLKDAGITIDTSGQLTNAFVAYDDTTKGKITLGSKDSKTPVIVSNVADGKNANDAINLAQLKAAGLSVDTSGQLTNAFVAYDNTNKTNISLGGGATGTKITNLAAGGISAASTDAINGSQLYNTASSIAEALGGGAKVGGDGKVSKPSYMVGGLPYGSVGEAVDALSKTVGGINSITETSIKYVKVISQGKAARASGAESVAIGGLATAQGDDSVAIGPGAVANGPNSVALGGNSVTTEKYTVSIGSAGAERRIVNVADGINASDVVTLGQLNALRAELTKPSSRMAGPAVRSLAADDTTYVPAGPIDQYIVISPKVSGAATSVDAKTTNSMAIGPKASVLGSSSLAIGSGAVASLGESTSIGTNATTNGEGATAIGSGASVGSGANNATAVGKDAIANGVGSLSLGYGASTQDKDTIAIGRTAVVAVSVTGSVTIGSESRVNASNSVALGTKSIAARANTVSVGDSTNFRQITSVGAGTQATDAVNLSQLSGVVAALGGGAAIDPTTGKVTAPSYKVGGGSYTDIGSALAAAALSGSSPDAVSYDSSIHDRLTLGGKGSTTPVTVSNVADGKDANDAVNLKQLQAAGITVDTTGKVTNAFVAYDDTTKGKITLGGGAAGTTIANVKAGTLSASSTEAVNGSQLFEVNKAATEAKTAAEKTSKYLVVNSGGAAASATGGNAIALGDGTTATGTESIALGHNTKATGTYSVAVGSSAVADRDNAVSFGSSSFKRQLINVAAGTADTDAVNLKQLKDAGITIGTSGQLTNAFVAYDDTTKGKITLGGKDSTTPVIVSNVADGKGANDAVNLKQMQAAGMTIDTSGKVTNAFVAYDDTTKGKITLGGKDSTTPVIVSNVADGKNANDAVNLAQLKAAGLSVDTSGQLTNAFVAYDDTTKGKITLGGKDSTTPVIVSNVADGKGANDAVNLKQMQAAGMTIDTSGKVTNAFVAYDDTTKGKITLGGKDSTTPVIVSNVADGKNANDAVNLAQLKAAGLSVDTGGKVTNAFVAYDDTTKGKITLGGKDSTTPVIVSNVADGKGANDAVNLKQMQAAGMTIDTSGKVTNAFVAYDDTTKGKITLGGKDSKTPVIVSNVADGKSANDAVNLAQLKAAGLSVDTSGQLTNAFVAYDDTTKGKITLGGKDSKTPVIVSNVADGKGANDAVNLKQLQAAGMTVDTSGQLTNAFVAYDDTTKGKITLGGKDSTTPVIVSNVADGKGANDAVNLKQMQAAGIKVDTNGQLTNAFVAYDDTNKGTITLGGASSTKITNVASGGVSATSKDAINGSQLYETANSVAKVLGGGVTVGLDGKLSDGYQVGDKKYDNVGKAMDALSTIVGGINNITETSIKYVKVVSKSAAATASGADTVAIGGLANAQGDNSVAIGPGAVAKASNSVAIGRNSVTSEEYTFSVGSAGAERRIINVADGINASDVVTLGQLNALRAELKKPLSRMADPAVHLLDATPDADMLPIGAAGPLSDYIAVSPKVTGAKASADASSTNSMAIGPRASVQGDLSLAVGAGAATNFASSTAVGSQAATNGLNNVVVGAKASTGSNATDAVVVGAGSAANGVGSIAVGTSTTVHGDNSIGIGKGILIGIGATDSLAIGTGAAVGAKVTNAIALGSGSKADRANAISVGSTLTQRQIVNVAAGTETTDAVNVTQLKGVLATIGGGPLLTRMAR encoded by the coding sequence ATGAATAAAGTATACAAGTCAGTATGGAGTGCGGCGTCGGGCACCTACGTTGCCGCAGCCGAAACCACTAAGAGTAGTGGCAAAAAATCCAGTAAACGCAGCCGGAACCTGATGTCTAGCGCGGTGGCGTCGGCCATGTTGCTAGGCGCGGTGCAAGTAGCGAATGCTGCTGATCCCAAACCTTTTAGTAGTGGCGGATCGAGTGAGGTGGGTAATCTCAACCCCGCTTCCACAGATAGTACGCAAGCGGCTGCTACCGACCCGAAGGCGGTTAACGCATGGGGCTGCTTTTTGTTCATTTTCTGCTTTGGGGGCGGCGAGTCAACCACGACGAATAATTACTATAACGACCCCTATGTCTTGGTGAAGGGCGGGAAGGGCGACAAGAGCGATTATCCGACGGTTGACGGCGTGAGCGGCATTGCCATTGGTCCGAATGCCAAAGTGACGACCGTAGGCGGCATCTCAGGGATTGCGATTGGTGATGGAGCCCAGTCAGGTTCGAGCGGCTATACCGGTGCTGTTGCCATCGGGGGGCAAGCCAAGGCAGTTTGGGATCGAAGTGTAGCGCTTGGCTATGGGGCGACCGTAAATGGCCGTCAGGGCATAGCAGTGGGTTTTAACAGCCTGGCTTCGGGTTACCAGGCTATGGCTATAGGTACCGAAGCTTACGCGATGGGTACTCAAGGAGCAGCGTTCGGTCAGGGTGCCGGTGCTTCCGGTGCTTCCTCGGTGGCGTTAGGTGCGAATGCAATTGCCGCGTCATCTGGTTCGGTTGCCCTTGGTTCAGGTGCTATTGCAGCACGTATCAACTCCGTGTCGGTTGGTGCGAAAAATGCCGAACGTCAGATTACAAACGTTGCCGATGCAACTGCCGCGACAGACGCGGTTAACCTGCGGCAATTGAACGAGGCGATTAAGGGAGGCGGAGGCACGCCTATTCCTATTCCTCCTCCTCCTGATGAAACGCCTGCATATTTGGCAAAATATTTCAAGGCCAAGTCGGTTCTGGCTGATGCCAATGCGGTGGGTGAAGAATCGGTTGCGATCGGCGGGAATGCCTTGGCCTCGGCCCAGAACGCTATCGCGCTGGGTACGAATTCGGTTGCCAATCGGGAAAACACCGTTTCAGTTGGTAAAGCGGGTGCTGAGCGGCAAATTACCAATGTGCTGGCTGGTTCGCAAGACACCGATGCGGTCAACTTTGGGCAATTGAAGACGTCCATTCAGAACGCTATCAGCGGGGCACCCAACGTTGTTCAGTACGACTCGACAACACGTGACCGTATTACGTTAGGCGGTAAAGATACCTCTACAGGTCAAGTTGTTATCACTAACCTGAAAGATGGTTCGTTGCTGGCAAACAGCAGTGACGCGGTTAACGGCTCGCAACTTAGAACAGTTGATATCTCGTCTCAGCAACGAGACGGCCTCCTCGGTAATGTTATTGAGGGTGTGGCAAAGCAGCTAACTGAAGCACTGGGTGGTGGCGCTGGGCTGGATGATTCCAAGAAAGACAGCTCGAAACTGATTGCGCCAACGTACAAGGTGGGTGCCTCGACCTACAGGAATGTAGGAGATGCAATTAAGGCACTGGCTGAAGGTGGTGGCGGTGGTGGTGGCGGCGGTACTGATAATAAATATGTGGTGGTGAATTCGACGGGTGCTGGGGCAACGGCTTCTTCTACCAACGCTATTGCAATCGGATCGGGTGCAATCTCTAATGGTCCTGGCAGCGATGGTGGCGGCATCGCAATTGGTACGAAGGCTGTATCGGATTATGGAAAGAACCTCGCACTTGGTGATGCCGCAGCGGCAAAAGGCGGTGCGTATGGCGGTGGCTATAACACTGCGATCGGAGCGAATGCATACGCTGAGACGGGTGTTGTAGGTGACTGGGGATTCAATACGGCTCTTGGTGGGAAATCATACGTCAAGGCAGCAAGTGGAACGGCATTGGGTGCTGAGGCAACGGTAACAGCAAATGGTGCTACTGCGTTGGGAACCGGTACAGTCGCGGACCGGGCGCAAACGGTGTCGGTAGGTCGAGCCGAGGTGAAGGACGCTACGGGCAAAGTGACGACAACATCATTGCTCCGCCAGATTGTGAACATGGCGGCGGGTACAGCCGATACCGATGCAGTGAACCTGAAACAGCTTAAGGATGCAGGTATTACGATCGATACCAGCGGCCAGTTGACGAACGCGTTCGTTGCGTATGACGACACCACGAAGGGCAAGATCACACTGGGCAGCAAGGATTCGAAGACGCCAGTGATCGTATCGAATGTCGCCGACGGCAAGAACGCAAACGACGCGATCAATCTGGCCCAGCTTAAGGCAGCCGGTCTCTCGGTTGATACCAGCGGCCAGTTGACGAACGCATTTGTTGCATACGACAACACCAACAAAACTAATATTTCGTTGGGCGGTGGCGCTACTGGCACGAAGATCACGAATCTTGCAGCAGGCGGAATTTCGGCGGCAAGCACAGATGCGATTAACGGCTCCCAGTTGTACAACACAGCCTCGAGCATTGCTGAAGCGCTGGGTGGTGGTGCGAAAGTCGGGGGTGACGGCAAGGTGTCCAAGCCGAGCTATATGGTCGGCGGCTTGCCATACGGCAGCGTTGGCGAGGCGGTGGACGCACTTAGCAAAACTGTTGGCGGAATCAATAGCATTACTGAGACGTCCATCAAATATGTGAAGGTGATATCACAAGGGAAGGCGGCTAGGGCAAGTGGTGCCGAGTCGGTTGCTATTGGTGGTTTGGCAACTGCACAAGGCGATGATTCGGTAGCAATTGGCCCTGGAGCCGTTGCGAATGGGCCTAACTCGGTCGCTCTTGGCGGCAACTCCGTAACGACTGAGAAGTACACGGTATCGATTGGTAGTGCTGGTGCGGAACGGCGCATTGTTAACGTCGCAGACGGCATAAATGCTAGTGATGTCGTGACGCTCGGGCAACTGAATGCATTGCGTGCCGAGTTGACAAAGCCATCAAGCCGGATGGCTGGCCCGGCTGTGCGGTCGCTGGCAGCTGATGATACTACTTATGTTCCCGCCGGGCCTATCGATCAGTACATCGTGATCAGTCCAAAGGTGAGTGGTGCAGCGACGTCGGTTGATGCCAAGACCACAAATTCGATGGCGATTGGTCCAAAGGCTTCGGTCTTGGGTTCGTCGTCGCTTGCCATCGGTTCAGGCGCTGTAGCGAGCCTTGGGGAAAGCACCTCCATTGGTACCAATGCAACTACCAATGGTGAGGGCGCTACGGCAATTGGTTCAGGTGCTTCAGTAGGGTCCGGTGCAAACAATGCTACTGCTGTGGGTAAGGATGCTATAGCTAACGGCGTAGGGTCACTGTCGCTAGGTTACGGCGCTAGCACACAGGACAAGGACACGATTGCTATCGGTAGAACGGCCGTTGTCGCCGTGTCTGTTACAGGCAGCGTGACAATCGGTAGTGAGTCGCGCGTAAATGCAAGCAACAGCGTTGCGCTGGGCACAAAATCCATTGCTGCTCGGGCAAATACGGTTTCGGTGGGCGATTCAACTAATTTTCGTCAGATCACCAGCGTTGGTGCGGGTACGCAAGCGACAGATGCAGTGAATTTGTCCCAGTTGTCGGGCGTAGTTGCCGCGCTTGGCGGCGGGGCAGCAATTGATCCGACCACCGGTAAGGTGACAGCACCGTCGTACAAAGTGGGCGGTGGGTCCTATACAGATATCGGTTCAGCGCTTGCTGCCGCAGCGCTATCTGGCTCATCGCCTGATGCCGTGAGCTATGACTCGTCGATTCACGACCGGCTGACGCTGGGCGGTAAGGGTTCGACCACGCCAGTAACGGTTTCGAATGTTGCAGATGGCAAGGATGCGAACGATGCGGTGAACCTGAAGCAGTTGCAGGCAGCGGGCATCACGGTCGATACAACTGGCAAGGTGACGAACGCGTTCGTTGCGTATGACGACACCACGAAGGGCAAGATCACGCTGGGCGGAGGTGCTGCTGGCACGACGATTGCGAACGTGAAGGCAGGAACGCTGTCAGCTTCGAGCACAGAAGCGGTAAATGGCAGCCAGCTGTTTGAGGTAAACAAGGCTGCAACGGAAGCGAAGACGGCGGCTGAGAAGACGAGCAAATACCTGGTGGTGAACTCAGGTGGTGCAGCGGCAAGTGCGACGGGTGGGAATGCGATAGCACTGGGCGATGGCACGACCGCTACGGGTACGGAGAGCATCGCACTGGGCCACAACACCAAGGCCACCGGCACTTACTCGGTTGCAGTGGGTTCTTCTGCGGTAGCAGACCGTGATAACGCGGTGTCTTTTGGCTCGTCATCTTTCAAGCGGCAACTGATTAACGTAGCGGCTGGTACGGCCGATACCGATGCAGTGAACCTGAAACAGCTTAAGGATGCAGGTATTACGATTGGTACCAGCGGCCAGTTGACGAACGCGTTCGTTGCATACGACGACACCACGAAGGGCAAGATCACACTGGGCGGCAAGGATTCGACGACGCCAGTGATCGTATCGAATGTCGCAGACGGTAAGGGTGCGAACGACGCGGTGAACCTGAAGCAGATGCAGGCAGCCGGTATGACGATTGATACCAGCGGCAAGGTGACGAACGCGTTTGTTGCGTATGACGACACCACGAAGGGCAAGATCACACTGGGCGGCAAGGATTCGACGACGCCGGTGATCGTATCGAATGTCGCCGACGGCAAGAACGCCAACGACGCGGTCAATCTGGCCCAGCTTAAGGCAGCCGGTCTCTCGGTTGATACCAGTGGTCAGTTGACGAACGCGTTTGTTGCATACGACGACACCACGAAGGGCAAGATCACACTGGGCGGTAAGGATTCGACGACGCCAGTGATCGTATCGAATGTCGCAGACGGTAAGGGTGCGAACGACGCGGTGAACCTGAAGCAGATGCAGGCAGCGGGTATGACGATTGATACCAGCGGCAAGGTGACGAACGCGTTTGTTGCGTATGACGACACCACGAAGGGCAAGATCACACTAGGCGGCAAGGATTCGACGACGCCGGTGATCGTATCGAATGTCGCCGACGGCAAGAACGCCAACGACGCGGTCAATCTGGCCCAGCTTAAGGCAGCCGGTCTCTCGGTTGATACCGGCGGCAAGGTGACGAACGCGTTTGTTGCATACGACGACACCACGAAGGGCAAGATCACACTGGGCGGTAAGGATTCGACGACGCCAGTGATCGTATCGAATGTCGCAGACGGTAAGGGTGCGAACGACGCGGTGAACCTGAAGCAGATGCAGGCAGCGGGTATGACGATTGATACCAGCGGCAAGGTGACGAACGCGTTTGTTGCGTATGACGACACCACGAAGGGCAAGATCACACTGGGCGGCAAGGATTCGAAGACGCCGGTGATCGTATCGAATGTCGCCGACGGCAAGAGCGCAAACGACGCGGTCAATCTGGCCCAGCTTAAGGCAGCCGGTCTCTCGGTTGATACCAGTGGTCAGTTGACGAACGCGTTTGTCGCATACGACGACACCACGAAGGGCAAGATCACACTGGGCGGTAAGGATTCGAAGACGCCAGTGATCGTATCGAATGTCGCTGACGGCAAGGGTGCGAACGATGCAGTGAACCTGAAGCAACTGCAGGCAGCCGGTATGACGGTTGATACCAGTGGTCAGTTGACGAACGCGTTTGTTGCATACGACGACACCACGAAGGGCAAGATCACACTGGGCGGCAAGGATTCGACGACGCCAGTGATCGTATCGAATGTCGCTGACGGCAAGGGTGCGAACGACGCGGTGAACCTGAAGCAGATGCAGGCAGCCGGTATTAAGGTTGATACCAACGGCCAGTTGACGAACGCGTTTGTTGCGTATGACGACACCAACAAGGGCACCATTACATTGGGTGGTGCTTCTAGCACGAAGATCACGAATGTAGCGTCGGGCGGAGTTTCGGCGACGAGCAAGGACGCGATTAACGGTTCGCAGTTGTACGAGACAGCCAATAGCGTTGCTAAAGTGCTGGGTGGTGGCGTCACGGTAGGCTTGGATGGCAAGTTGTCGGACGGCTATCAGGTCGGTGACAAGAAATACGACAACGTTGGCAAGGCGATGGACGCGCTGAGCACAATTGTTGGCGGAATCAACAACATCACTGAAACGTCTATCAAGTATGTGAAGGTGGTGTCAAAGTCGGCGGCGGCCACGGCAAGTGGTGCCGATACGGTTGCTATTGGCGGTTTGGCAAATGCACAAGGCGATAATTCGGTAGCAATTGGCCCTGGAGCCGTTGCGAAGGCGAGTAACTCGGTCGCTATTGGCCGCAACTCCGTAACGTCTGAGGAGTACACGTTTTCGGTTGGTAGTGCTGGTGCGGAACGGCGCATTATTAACGTCGCAGACGGCATAAATGCTAGTGATGTCGTGACACTCGGGCAACTGAATGCATTGCGCGCCGAGCTGAAAAAGCCATTAAGCCGGATGGCTGACCCGGCTGTGCATTTGCTGGACGCTACCCCAGATGCCGATATGCTGCCTATCGGGGCTGCCGGACCTCTGTCGGACTACATAGCGGTCAGTCCAAAAGTGACGGGTGCCAAGGCGAGTGCTGATGCGAGTTCTACTAATTCGATGGCAATTGGTCCAAGGGCTTCGGTTCAAGGTGACCTGTCACTTGCAGTTGGTGCTGGTGCTGCCACGAACTTTGCTAGTTCCACAGCAGTCGGTTCCCAGGCAGCTACCAATGGCCTCAATAACGTAGTAGTTGGTGCAAAGGCCTCAACGGGTTCCAACGCAACCGATGCTGTCGTTGTGGGCGCGGGATCTGCAGCTAACGGCGTAGGATCCATCGCGGTGGGTACAAGCACTACCGTCCATGGGGATAACTCGATTGGTATTGGTAAGGGCATCCTGATCGGGATCGGAGCTACTGATTCTCTGGCTATCGGCACTGGTGCGGCTGTAGGGGCGAAGGTAACCAATGCCATTGCTCTAGGCTCGGGTTCCAAAGCCGATCGGGCAAATGCGATTTCGGTTGGCAGCACGCTCACCCAACGTCAGATCGTCAACGTCGCTGCCGGTACGGAGACAACCGACGCCGTGAACGTTACCCAGCTCAAAGGGGTACTGGCTACCATTGGCGGGGGGCCGTTATTGACAAGGATGGCAAGGTGA
- a CDS encoding Flp family type IVb pilin, with amino-acid sequence MKLTQIRNKRKQLGQGMTEYIIIVALIAVSAIGVYSLFGQTIRNQTAGLTNEMAGQNAQTNIGQAKANANLSTTNSNKTKNMGTYNDANNVGQ; translated from the coding sequence ATGAAACTCACGCAAATTCGTAATAAACGCAAGCAACTCGGCCAAGGCATGACTGAGTACATCATTATCGTCGCGCTAATTGCAGTGTCGGCTATCGGGGTGTATTCGCTGTTTGGCCAGACGATCCGTAACCAGACGGCCGGTCTGACCAATGAGATGGCCGGACAGAACGCCCAAACCAATATTGGTCAGGCCAAGGCCAATGCGAACCTGTCTACAACCAATTCCAACAAGACGAAAAACATGGGTACTTATAACGACGCCAACAATGTAGGTCAGTAA
- a CDS encoding pilus assembly protein TadG-related protein, producing the protein MKRSARKDRARVASASGQALVPALIFLLVGGISVYVAFNSFQLTSAKIKLQNTADAAAYSAAMLQARDYNFTAYANRAMVANQVTAAQIVGLKSWIDELDNRYTYIPGQSDADDMINAFADHPEKWTGPKSRGKAEIAPVRATLDALLPVVAKDIGTIIHGLSTAQINFHAGVFTAVPQAANAVAQQSQKDTHVTEGYFVSPRNAYQLAAWKTYTRIASPAGTINKDHFADVVTDRDTLDPFTKNRRSTGSTAPDYQQINDTAGKICRRGDSGTIIGRVSHEGGTQLRRDKKGWQAIDVSYTTLTVSCLPDLGLLTAGRAGAANGKLPMYRGVPTFLTSAPFVSFENDWTGYGGYYNFGADSSGRPGIVPNAMATQIAVGPGIVMDPANGGLQPYQDLPGKPLAAEAPRITIELERQSDTLTATPGIQGGGRMRVAPSTAGDVLRALSSANAYFMRPNEGPTGSTKSGSLSYSRFWSRVDGKTEYPSMFNPYWQVRLAPVSDSERKAAWKDQISTPVSR; encoded by the coding sequence ATGAAACGCTCTGCCCGCAAGGACAGGGCCAGGGTTGCCAGCGCTAGCGGGCAAGCGCTGGTCCCTGCACTCATCTTTTTACTAGTCGGTGGTATTAGCGTCTATGTGGCATTCAACTCGTTCCAGCTGACGAGTGCCAAGATCAAGCTGCAAAACACCGCCGACGCAGCCGCATACAGTGCCGCAATGCTGCAGGCGCGTGACTACAATTTCACCGCCTACGCCAATCGCGCAATGGTTGCCAACCAGGTAACCGCAGCCCAGATAGTCGGCCTCAAGTCATGGATCGACGAACTCGACAACCGGTACACCTACATCCCGGGCCAGTCGGATGCGGACGACATGATCAATGCCTTTGCCGATCACCCTGAAAAATGGACCGGCCCCAAAAGCCGTGGCAAAGCTGAGATCGCGCCTGTTCGAGCCACGCTTGACGCATTGCTGCCCGTCGTCGCCAAAGACATCGGAACAATCATTCATGGCTTAAGCACGGCTCAGATCAATTTCCACGCGGGTGTATTTACCGCCGTGCCACAGGCCGCCAATGCGGTCGCCCAGCAAAGCCAGAAAGACACGCACGTGACTGAAGGGTATTTCGTCAGTCCGCGCAACGCCTATCAGCTTGCTGCGTGGAAAACCTATACGCGGATCGCATCGCCTGCAGGCACGATTAACAAAGACCATTTTGCAGATGTCGTCACAGACCGCGACACGCTCGATCCTTTCACCAAAAATCGCCGCTCAACTGGCAGCACCGCACCGGACTACCAGCAGATCAACGACACCGCTGGGAAAATCTGCCGCCGCGGCGATTCCGGAACCATCATTGGCCGGGTGTCGCACGAAGGTGGCACGCAGTTACGCCGCGACAAAAAAGGCTGGCAGGCAATTGATGTGAGTTACACCACGTTGACAGTGTCGTGCCTGCCAGATCTCGGGTTGCTGACCGCTGGCCGGGCAGGTGCCGCTAACGGCAAACTGCCTATGTATCGAGGTGTCCCCACCTTTCTCACCAGTGCGCCCTTCGTCTCGTTTGAGAATGACTGGACCGGTTATGGCGGTTACTACAACTTCGGTGCCGACTCGAGCGGGCGGCCTGGCATCGTGCCCAACGCCATGGCCACTCAGATCGCGGTAGGCCCAGGCATCGTCATGGACCCGGCAAATGGCGGGCTGCAACCATATCAGGACCTCCCGGGTAAGCCGCTCGCCGCCGAGGCACCGCGCATCACGATTGAGCTGGAACGCCAAAGCGACACGCTGACAGCAACACCAGGCATTCAGGGCGGAGGCCGCATGAGGGTCGCTCCTAGCACGGCAGGCGACGTTCTGCGGGCGCTCTCCAGCGCTAACGCTTACTTCATGCGGCCCAACGAAGGCCCAACAGGCAGCACGAAAAGCGGCTCGCTTTCTTATAGCCGCTTTTGGTCCCGGGTCGACGGTAAAACTGAATACCCCAGCATGTTCAACCCGTACTGGCAAGTGCGTCTCGCACCGGTCAGCGACAGCGAGCGTAAAGCCGCCTGGAAAGACCAGATCTCTACGCCCGTGTCTCGATAA
- the cpaB gene encoding Flp pilus assembly protein CpaB, which translates to MLKKIKLRSLLGNSWVLLLAAILVAGGLTYFMYQYLNTREQNLKAELAGKQGHGVAVVVPSQDVPAGTPLASNVFVAREVATDLVYDDMIRADSFDQLRSAKLVQPVRRGLPLRASDIDTLGNRDFSDAVPVGERAITLEIDMINSNNEMVRPGNHVDIYWVGAGNNAMDYKSTAPSEGTAIQLLLPNILILATGQDVRQRDAGEAMNNGMNSSGNGLDKSTFGSVTVQVPVAEAARLALAQRVGALRLVLRNSKDKSLDVPTYLSEEQLFGTGKRSGKSATPNVIEFISGGSQNNATKLIPVDVLNSHTKPAAAPAAPQHSAAAAPAGASTPDTTAPAKASSVYEQANAIAQQLQNLDSRAKPGRN; encoded by the coding sequence ATGCTTAAAAAAATCAAACTTCGCTCCCTTCTCGGGAATTCATGGGTCTTGTTGCTGGCCGCCATTCTGGTGGCAGGTGGTCTGACCTACTTCATGTACCAGTACCTGAACACACGGGAACAAAATCTCAAGGCCGAGCTAGCGGGCAAACAAGGCCATGGGGTGGCTGTAGTCGTCCCGAGCCAAGACGTTCCGGCAGGCACACCGCTTGCAAGCAATGTCTTCGTCGCACGTGAAGTTGCCACGGATCTGGTTTATGACGACATGATCCGGGCCGATAGCTTCGACCAGCTCCGCAGCGCCAAGCTGGTCCAGCCTGTGCGGCGCGGCTTGCCGCTACGCGCATCGGACATTGATACGCTGGGCAACCGTGATTTTTCGGACGCCGTGCCGGTTGGTGAGCGGGCAATCACGCTCGAGATCGACATGATCAACTCAAACAACGAGATGGTCCGGCCTGGCAATCACGTCGATATCTACTGGGTAGGTGCGGGCAACAATGCGATGGATTACAAATCAACCGCACCGTCCGAGGGCACGGCCATCCAGTTGCTGCTGCCTAACATCCTGATTCTGGCTACCGGGCAGGACGTGCGGCAACGCGATGCTGGCGAAGCCATGAACAACGGCATGAATTCGAGTGGCAATGGGCTTGATAAAAGCACGTTTGGCAGTGTCACCGTACAGGTGCCTGTCGCTGAAGCCGCCCGCCTCGCGCTGGCGCAACGGGTCGGCGCACTGCGCCTCGTGTTGCGTAACTCCAAGGACAAGAGCCTGGATGTTCCGACCTACCTCAGCGAAGAACAACTTTTTGGCACGGGCAAGCGTTCTGGCAAAAGCGCTACGCCGAATGTCATCGAGTTCATCTCAGGCGGTAGCCAGAACAATGCAACCAAGCTGATTCCGGTTGATGTACTCAACTCTCACACCAAACCAGCCGCTGCTCCTGCCGCACCCCAGCACAGCGCAGCCGCTGCGCCAGCCGGCGCTTCCACTCCTGACACCACAGCGCCGGCCAAAGCGTCGAGCGTCTACGAGCAGGCCAACGCTATTGCCCAACAATTGCAGAACCTCGATTCGCGCGCCAAGCCGGGTCGAAACTAA